A stretch of the Marasmius oreades isolate 03SP1 chromosome 8, whole genome shotgun sequence genome encodes the following:
- the RPS20 gene encoding 40S ribosomal protein S20 (BUSCO:EOG09265CFP) gives MSYVAKGEKEYDATGAPVPAARLHKIRITLTSSNVKNLEKFSTDFINRAKEKQLRVKGPVRLPTKVLKITTRKTPCGEGSKTWDRYELKVHKRLIDLHSPSEIVKQITSISLEPGVEVEVTISA, from the exons ATGAGTTACGTCGCCAAAGGAGAAAAAGAATATGATGCTACCGGTGCCCCAGTGCCCGCCGCTAGACTCCACAAAATCAGGATCACTTTGACGAGTAGCAACgtcaagaacttggagaagT TCTCGACGGACTTCATCAACCGTGCAAAGGAGAAGCAGCTCCGTGTCAAGGGCCCTGTTCGCCTCCCCACGAAGGTATTGAAAATCACCACTCGTAAGACG CCCTGTGGTGAAGGATCCAAGACTTGGGACCGATACGAGTTGAAGGTTCACAAGCGTCTCATCGACTTGCACTCGCCGAGCGAGATCGTTAAGCAGATT ACTTCTATCAGTTTGGAGCCTGGCGTGGAAGTCGAGGTTACTATCTCTGCATGA
- the COF1 gene encoding cofilin: MSGISGVTVHQDCITMYQELKLRKKYKYIIYNLNKDRTEITVEKTSDSGQYDDFLQELPEGECRWAVFDFEFEKDGGSRNKLCFFAWAPDDAKIKQKMVFASSKDALRRALEGIAVEIQGTDPSEVSYESVLNKVSTGTR; this comes from the exons ATG TCTGGAATTTCTGGAGTTACCGTCCACCAGGATTGTATCACGATGTATCAGGAGTTGAAGTTGCGGAAGAAATACAAGTACATCATCTACAATCTAAACAAAGACAGAACGGAAATTACTGTCGAGAAGACGTCTGACTCAGGGCAGTATGACGATTTCCTCCAAGAACTGCCTGAGGGCGAATGTAGATGGGCTGTCTtcgactttgaatttgagaaGGACGGTGGTTCTAGGAACAAGCTTTGTTTCTTTGCGTG GGCTCCTGATGATGCAAAAATCAAACAAAAGATGGTGTTTGCGTCGTCCAAGGATGCTTTGCGACGCGCTCTAGAGGGAATTGCAGTAGAAATTCAAGGAACCGATCCTAGTGAAGTATCTTACGAGAGCG TCCTGAACAAAGTCAGTACCGGCACTCGTTGA
- a CDS encoding uncharacterized protein (BUSCO:EOG09261WVT) — protein MTTQFDRIYRGLSPEVGKFRVAASGMAWKGSESEGITSMAAADIKWAQWIRVARNFQLRVGLKSGNEQRRETFDGFMREDHDKIASLLKNHFSVTLETREIAFKGWNWGVTDFQGQDLAFTVSDRTAFELPLQHVANSNIAGKTEVSLDFTSHASPSKRGGDEMVEIRFYVPGTHSKLTGSDAGSDVENDNDEEEEISAASVFHDMVKEKAEIANVMGDMILSFEDLLVLTPRGRYDVIMFPEFLRLRGKTYDYKIEYTKISRLFLIPRDDLHVLFILGLTSPIRQGQTPYQYLIMEFRRAEETTAELNMDEEEVAKFEKLKKNYDEPTFEVVSSVFRALSKKKIIGAGSFQSRDGHPGIKANLKAVQGDLFMLEKYIFFVSKQPSLIELSEIDKVVFSRVGSSMGATAARTFDLKIVTKGGGEVTFTNINKEEHEPTESYLKEKKLRIKNEMVADAELLAAAVGEEEDEDMQSDSSSGKRTAKVNRGDDDDESEEDDDFKASSSDSGSPTETDSSEGGAATASDASGDMEFAKKKKKKVKAKSNGKAAEGSKKSKKANGDSDADDDVEEEKPKKTVKKKKADDAMDVDDKPRPKPKPRVQVAKDDAMDVDKEEQEKPRPKPKPKPKAGKGTTEPPKKKQKTAD, from the exons ATGACCACCCAATTTGACAGAATATATCGTGGGCTCTCCCCAGAAGTGGGCA AATTTCGCGTTGCAGCAAGTGGAATGGCCTGGAAAGGGTCTGAGTCGGAAGGAATCACATCTATGGCAGCGGCAGACATTAAGTGGGCCCAATGGATTCGCGTTGCTCGAAACTTTCAATTACGGGTTGGCTTGAAAAGTGGAAACGAGCAAAGGAGAGAAACGTTTGATGGCTTCATGCGAGAG GATCATGACAAAATTGCCTCCTTACTCAAAAATCATTTTTCCGTCACCCTCGAAACTCGAGAAATTGCCTTCAAGGGCTGGAACTGGGGTGTCACTGACTTCCAAG GTCAAGATTTAGCTTTCACcgtttctgaccggacagcATTTGAACTGCCCCTACAACATGTTGCAAACTCAAACATTGCAGGAAAAACCGAAGTCTCACTCGATTTCACCTCACATGCTAGTCCGTCTAAAAGAGGAGGGGATGAAATGGTCGAAATTCGGTTCTACGTTCCCGGAACACATTCAAAACTCACAGGTTCAGATGCTGGATCCGACGTCGAAAACGACaatgatgaggaggaggagattaGCGCTGCATCGGTGTTCCATGATATGGTCAAAGAAAAAGCCGAAATTGCAAACGTTATGGGCGACATGATCCTCAGCTTTGAGGACTTGTTGGTTTTGACCCCTCGTGGTCGGTACGACGTCATCATGTTCCCAGAGTTTTTGCGATTACGAGGGAAAACATACGATTACAAGATCGAGTATACAAAAATCTCGAGGCTTTTTCTTATACCTAGGGATGATCTCCACGTCTTGTTTATC CTTGGATTGACGAGCCCCATAAGACAAGGTCAGACACCCTATCAGTACCTCATCATGGAGTTCAGGCGAGCAGAGGAGACCACAGCCGAACTTAACATGGATGA AGAAGAAGTCGCCAAGTTTGAAAAGCTGAAAAAGAACTATGATGAGCCCACATTCGAGGTGGTATCGAGTGTCTTCCGCGctctttcgaagaagaagattatcGGTGCAGGGAGTTTCCAAAG TCGTGATGGTCATCCAGGTATCAAGGCTAACCTCAAAGCTGTTCAGGGCGATCTCTTTATGTTGGAAAAATACATATTCTTTGTATCCAAACAACCTTCTCTCATCGAGTTATCGGAGATCGATAAAGTCGTATTCTCTAGAGTGGGCTCTAGTATGGGCGCTACTGCGGCACGGACGTTCGATTTAAAAATTGTGACCAAGGGTGGTGGCGAAGTCACTTTCACGAACATCAACAAGGAGGAGCATGAGCCCACGGAGTCGTAcctgaaagagaagaagcttAGGATTAAAAACGAGATGGTGGCAGACGCAGAATTGTTGGCTGCTGCGGttggcgaagaagaagatgaagacatgCAAAGTGACAGCTCGAGTGGTAAACGAACAGCGAAAGTTAACCGCGgcgatgatgacgacgaaaGCGAAGAAGACG ACGACTTTAAGGCATCCTCTTCCGACTCTGGCTCCCCAACGGAGACAGACTCTTCGGAGGGTGGGGCAGCTACTGCATCTGATGCCAGTGGCGACATGGAATTtgctaagaagaaaaagaagaaagtcaaGGCGAAGAGCAACGGAAAGGCTGCTGAGGGTTCGAAGAAATCCAAGAAGGCTAACGGTGATAGCGACGCGGATGATGAcgtcgaggaagagaaacccaagaaaacggtcaagaagaagaaggcggATGATGCGATGGACGTCGACGATAAACCAAGACCTAAACCCAAACCAAGGGTGCAGGTTGCAAAGGATGATGCCATGGACGTGGATAAGGAGGAGCAAGAGAAGCCCAGACCAAAGCCGAAACCCAAGCCTAAGGCGGGCAAGGGCACTACGGAACCTccgaagaagaagcaaaaaACTGCAGATTGA